One genomic segment of Alphaproteobacteria bacterium includes these proteins:
- a CDS encoding SPOR domain-containing protein, with product MTHSKIHSGANGGSRFIFGGRKNNNSAAHNQRDNEIYLNKGMAHHGNAERDLYRNSNHHPYRDQDDSRLGEPRLGEPRLGEPRLSIRPTDRESIDPFDHYQGFRPGFRKEFNPEFAPEFAPGFNQESERAPQRSEEFFSPQLSPQLSPHRHAHANPIGHRDDFHPLRLYDQKQHNNKEDLKTLSFWQEDDALPEDTQEEWSERSSPLKFVLTISGLVVFASIAWFSYRWASQPSTDSIPLIQAEQGPFKVKPESPGGTNVPHQDMLVYRRWEPNSGTQVEQLLPPDQQSTVMPAPMPMQAQQYPTYDPQQQTAQPGYAQPGYNQPEYAPQPYATNVAPGGGYQQQPMMPPPAMLPYNGQQPMPYGYGVIVPGQQPIQQQQIQQPIPQQPMMQATIPPVPAADTVQQVQAEKPKAVPGFYIQMSTLETETLAKAESNKLRKKHANELMDCELVIRPQATNSGKEAYGVLAGPFPSRNEAARKCSKMGNSCRVTQMP from the coding sequence ATGACACATTCTAAAATACATTCTGGGGCAAATGGCGGGTCACGATTTATTTTCGGTGGTCGCAAAAACAACAACTCTGCAGCGCACAATCAGCGGGATAACGAAATTTATCTGAACAAAGGGATGGCGCATCATGGCAACGCGGAACGTGATCTTTATCGCAACAGCAACCATCATCCCTATAGGGACCAAGATGATTCACGCCTGGGCGAACCAAGATTGGGAGAGCCAAGATTGGGAGAACCAAGGCTATCCATCCGACCAACAGACAGGGAATCGATAGACCCCTTTGATCATTACCAAGGTTTTCGCCCAGGATTTCGCAAAGAATTTAACCCTGAATTTGCCCCTGAATTTGCTCCTGGTTTTAATCAAGAATCCGAACGTGCCCCGCAAAGAAGCGAGGAATTTTTTTCCCCACAATTGTCACCTCAGCTGTCGCCCCATAGGCATGCACATGCTAATCCCATCGGGCATCGCGACGATTTTCATCCATTGCGTCTTTATGATCAAAAACAACACAATAATAAAGAAGACCTAAAAACACTTTCATTTTGGCAAGAGGACGATGCCCTGCCAGAAGATACTCAGGAAGAATGGTCCGAACGATCGTCGCCATTAAAGTTTGTTCTGACCATATCGGGATTGGTCGTGTTCGCAAGCATCGCGTGGTTTTCTTACCGGTGGGCCAGTCAACCCAGCACAGACAGCATTCCCTTGATTCAGGCAGAACAAGGCCCCTTTAAGGTAAAGCCAGAAAGCCCAGGCGGAACGAATGTCCCACACCAAGATATGCTGGTATACAGGCGATGGGAACCAAATTCGGGGACCCAGGTGGAACAATTATTACCGCCAGATCAACAATCAACCGTTATGCCGGCGCCGATGCCTATGCAGGCACAGCAATATCCGACGTATGACCCTCAGCAGCAAACTGCCCAACCTGGGTATGCTCAGCCAGGATATAATCAACCGGAATATGCCCCGCAGCCCTATGCCACAAATGTTGCCCCAGGAGGAGGTTACCAGCAGCAACCCATGATGCCCCCTCCAGCGATGTTACCTTATAATGGGCAACAGCCGATGCCCTATGGATATGGGGTAATAGTGCCTGGACAACAGCCCATCCAGCAGCAACAAATCCAACAGCCCATTCCGCAGCAACCCATGATGCAGGCAACCATTCCTCCTGTGCCAGCGGCGGACACCGTTCAACAAGTCCAGGCAGAAAAACCAAAAGCAGTTCCAGGATTCTATATCCAAATGAGCACACTTGAAACCGAAACCCTTGCCAAGGCGGAATCCAACAAGCTTCGTAAAAAACACGCCAATGAACTTATGGATTGTGAATTGGTTATCCGCCCGCAAGCAACCAATTCCGGAAAGGAAGCGTATGGTGTTTTGGCCGGACCCTTTCCATCACGAAATGAGGCTGCGCGGAAATGTAGCAAAATGGGGAACAGCTGCCGCGTAACACAAATGCCATAA
- a CDS encoding methanogen output domain 1-containing protein: MDCIPQEGPVSNETLDAQPRHPLTDKVFFLSTILEELVGAIESLVGFEEAAGLMHIVGHNIAEKVHPHSEEGHLLTADQALSIFNDCMKAKGGEAYLLSPDPDKRVIKIKECLFGKEHVKNHPSLCKLTTSILGRFIAQNHGYSRIEIKETIAQGCAECHINIDLKPSSDTESSHGIEFFGDAFLFDGSK, from the coding sequence ATGGATTGTATTCCGCAAGAAGGGCCCGTTTCTAACGAAACATTAGATGCGCAACCCCGGCATCCACTGACCGACAAAGTATTTTTCCTATCTACAATCCTAGAGGAACTTGTCGGGGCCATTGAATCCCTTGTTGGATTTGAGGAGGCCGCGGGATTAATGCACATCGTTGGGCACAATATTGCCGAAAAAGTACACCCTCATTCAGAAGAAGGGCACCTCTTGACGGCCGATCAGGCGCTTTCCATTTTTAATGACTGTATGAAAGCAAAGGGTGGGGAGGCTTATTTGCTTTCACCAGATCCAGATAAAAGGGTGATAAAAATCAAAGAGTGCCTTTTTGGAAAGGAACATGTTAAGAATCACCCTTCACTTTGCAAACTAACAACCAGCATTCTTGGCAGGTTTATTGCCCAAAACCATGGATACAGCCGAATAGAAATCAAAGAAACGATTGCCCAGGGCTGCGCGGAATGCCATATAAATATTGATCTTAAGCCAAGTTCCGATACTGAAAGCAGCCATGGCATTGAATTCTTTGGGGACGCATTTCTGTTTGATGGATCCAAATAA